The nucleotide sequence TCCGGATGTCTTATATGTTTGTCGATTTTCTGACGAAACATACAACAGATATAACAGTACGGCAACGATCACCAGAGCCATGACCATGTGTACCGTGATCTTTGCAGGGGCCAAGACCGAATACACTACGGTAGCGCCTAACCACGCCTGAAAGCCGAGTAGCACCACAGAGATCCAGGAAAGGACGGTGATCCATTTTCTTCGTTTCCACTGCCCTAGAGAGAAAATTGCCATAATTAAAATGGCGAGCCCCGATAGAGCTCCCATTAAACGGTTAATATATTCTATCCAGGTATGCCATACGTTAAAAATGGCATAATCGTGTTTGGTATAGGCATTCCAGTTTTCCGCATTATAATTTTCAGAAGTTATAAATGATTTGGCCGCTACTTTAAGAGTTTCATCCTTTATAATCACCATACCCTTATTAAATTCTCTGTTCGGTTGCCACTCCAGTTCGGAAGCATCGGTAGGAGGAATGTAGTATCCGAAACATTTGGGCCAGTCCGGGCAACCCATTCCGGATCCCGTCATACGGACCATCGCACCGGCAATAATAACCAGAAAGACAAAGATGAGGGAGATCTTTACCCAGAGGTGGTAGCGGGAATTATTCGTTTTGTTCATAGAATTTGAGGTTTCAAAGTTTCAAAGTGTCAAAGTGTCAAATTTTCAAAATATCAGAGTTTCAGAGATTCAAAGTATCAGAGTTTTATTTTTCTAATCTAACTTGTAAGCATGCGTTCAATTTCCCGGGTATCCTCATAAATTCTATCAAATTTATTTTCATTAATAAAATTCAAATTGAATGCTATCTCCAGTTGAGTTTGAAGTTCGAACAATGAGCTTAAAGAGATGTTTAGAAAACGCAAGTAATCATTGGTACCCTTTCTACCAAAACCTTCTGCTATATTGCTTGGTATTGAAACAGCACTTCTATTGATTTGTGATGTTAATCCGTACTGTTCAGACTTTGAAAATTTTTTGGTCAACTCATAAATCTTTATAACCAATCCCATCGATTTTTGCCAAATCATTAAACGACGAAAAGTTTTCTCATTGTCCATTTCTTCTAAGGATTTACATTATCACTGTTCAACTCTCTTTGCTTCTTTGGATCTTTGCTTCTTTGAGTCTAAACTACGACACAAAATCTAAAACTTATACCACTGTTAATCCAAGTTCCTTTCCCTTTTTTAGCATAAGTTCTCTGGCAGCCTCATATTCATTGGGAATATCACCATCGAGAATAGCCTCTTTTATCGCATCTTTTATTACACCTATTTCTCGTGATGGTTTTAAGCCGAATGTCTCCATGATCTCTTCACCACTCACCGGAGGTTGAAAATTCCTTACATGATCCCGCTCTTCCACCTCAACGATCTTTTCCCTCACCTTTTGAAAATTATTGCGGTATTTTTTGAATTTCTTCGGGTTCTTGGTGGTGATGTCGGCTTCGCACAAGGTCATCAAATCCTCCACATAGTCCCCGGCATCAAAAATGAGTCGGCGTACCGCACTATCGGTTACTTCTCCTGCCAGTACGATAGGGCGGGAGCTCATAAGTACCATTTTTTGAACGAACTTCATTTTATCGTTCAAGGGCATTTTGAGTCGTTTAAATAATTTATAGACCATTTTAGATCCTACAAACTCATGCGCATGAAAGGTCCAGCCTATTTTTTTATCAAACTTTTTGGTAGGGGCCTTCCCAATGTCATGAAGTAAGGCAGCCCAACGAAGCCACAGATCGTTAGTGGTTTGGGCGATATTGTCTACCACTTCCAAGGTATGCCAGAAGTTGTCCTTATGTAGCTGACCTTCAATCTCTTCTATCCCCTGAAGCGCAACGAGTTCGGGAAAGATATAAGGCAGTAAACCTGTTTTGTGCAGCAATGCAAATCCCTTGGATGGTACATCGGCCATGAGGATCTTGTTGATTTCGTCTACGATCCTTTCTTTAGAAATAATTTCGATTCGGTCTTTGTTCCGCGCAATGGCGTCCAGTGATTCCTTTTCAATGGTAAAATTGAGCTGTGTGGCAAAGCGAATTGCCCGTAGCATTCGCAATGGATCGTCACTGTACGTAATATCGGGGTCAAGAGGAGTACGAATTATTTTGTTTTCAAGGTCTTCGATCCCATGAAAAGGATCCAGGAGTTCACCATAAGAACCCTCATTTAAGCTAATTGCCAATGCATTAATTGTAAAATCCCTCCGGTTTTGGTCATCCTCTAAGGTACCGTCTTCAACTACCGGGTTCCGGCTGTCCCGATTATAGGATTCTTTTCTTGCCCCCACAAACTCTATTTCGAGACCCTGTGTCCTCAACATGGCTGTGCCATAGGTCTTAAAAACAGAAACTTTTGGCTTTTCATGAAGTAACTGGGCTGTTTTACGCGCCAGATCAATGCCGCTGCCAATAGCAACCACATCGATATCCTTTGCTTCACCACGATTTAGTAAATGATCCCGCACAAACCCACCTATGACATAACATTCCACGTCAAGGGTTTTAGCAGCCTGAGAGAGAATATTAAATACGGGATGATCCAGTGCGGACTTGTAGTTATTTTGACTCAAATTTTTATGATTTTTACAGTGAATTCACGAGTATTTATTCGCGAATAACTGTTACGGTTCCATCTGCTTTCAACTTAATAATAGCGGAAGGTTTCCCCGTTTTTCTATCCTGCTGCAAATTTACGACATAGTCTACGCCCTCCAAAATCCCGGTGCTTATTTCTTTAAAACTCTGGGGTGTTTTTTCACCACTGAAATTTGCTGAAGTGGAAACGATTGGTCGCCTGAACTTGCGAATGAGTTGTTTACAAAAATCATCTTTCACAACCCGAATGGCCAATGAATTATCTTCGGCAATAAGTGTTTCTGAAATACGGATCGGGTTGTCGTATATAATGGTCGTGGGCTTAACGGCATATTTTAGAATGTCATACGCCACTTCCGGTACATTTTCTACATGAAACTCCAGCATTTTAAAATCGTGTACCAGACAGATAAGGGATTTTTTATCCGACCGTTTCTTTAGCTGAAACACCCGCTCTATGGCAGCGGGGTTTGTAGCGTCGCAACCTATTCCCCATACCGTATCGGTAGGATATAAAATTAGTCCGCCGCGCTTTAAAACCTGTAATGCATTTTCAATTTCGATGTTCATGTACTGTTCTTGGTTTTTGTTTGTGTCTTAATGATTCTGAAGAAGGATCTGCCTTTAGAAGCACCGAAAGCAGATACCATTTTTTTGGTTTTAACAGTAAAGCTACCACCAAATATAATCTGATAACAGCATATTTCAGAAAACTGTAATTTTTCCGAAGTACATGCAGATAGGAGATATATCCTTCCTTATTTATGGCAACCGATTTCCCTATGCTTTTCCCCTGAAAGTGTAATACCTTGGCTTCCGGAACCAAAAAGGAATCATAGCCCTGTTTTTTTAGTCTGTAGCAGATATCCATCTCTTCCCAATATAAAAAAACACGGGTATCAAAGCCTCCAACTTTTAAGAATGCTTCAGACCTAAAGAATAAGAAAGCGCCGTTTACCCAGTCTACTTTCAGGGGTTTTTGGTATTCGTTTTTTCGTTTCGGATAGCGTTTCGGGTTGATCTTTTCCAGAAATCCTCTTCCGAATAAAAAGCGCCTTAGTCCTTTATTGTGATCAAAAGAAGGGACAAAGTTGTGGTGTTCATCATAATTCTGAGCGGTACATACTCCAACTTGAGGATGCTGGTCCATAAAGTCCTTCAGGATCGACAAACAATCGTTAAGCAGCATGGCATCATTATTCAGAAATAAAAAATATTTGGCTTTAGCGAACTGCACCCCAAACATATTTCCCCCGCCAAAGCCGGTATTGATGTCGCTGCGGTATAACTTAATGTTATCTTTCTTCGGAAAGTGAGTCTTTAAATGTATGTAATCGTCCGGCTCCGAATTGTTATCCACCACTATAATATCGTAAGAAATAGGTTCTGAAGTTCGTTTCACGACCGTGTCGATGCACTCCAATGTATAATTTGACGTATTGTAATTGATGATTATAACCGCAATATCCGTCATCCCTTATTCTAAAATATGTTTATACACTTGCAAATATTGTTTCGCTGTTTCGTCCCAGTTAAAACTTTTTGCGCGTTCCACATACCAATTCTCGTAGAAGGTTGGATTTTCACGGTACTTTTTCATGCCTTCATTAAAAACGTCAAGCATATATTGTGGATCGTAATAATCCCAATAGAACGAATGTACGCCGCCTATTTCGGGGAGGGAGGTATTCTTTGACAAGAATACAGGTTTTCCAAACCGCATGGCTTCAATAGGAGGAATCCCGAAGCCTTCACGATGAGACGGAAAAACAAAGGCTTCGCAATGCTGCAGATAATACTGCTTTTCCATATCTTCTATCTTTCCCGTTTGCATCACTCTGTCCTGCATTCCGTAGGAAGCGACCAGAGCACTTAGTTTATCGGCATAGATAGATCGGTTGTTTCCTGAAAGCACCAGATGGTGATCGGGCATAAGTTTGAGCATTTCGACCAATGCAATAAAATTCTTGCGCTCACTAAAATCTCCAATGGAGAATAAGAAGGGTTTAGATGGAATCTTTGCAGGTTCGTAATCTTCAGGCAGCGTAATATCGGTAATGGTATTTCCGTTGTGGATCACATATTCGGGTACTTCAGGGACCTTAAAATGGCGATGCATATCGAGTTTTGCAAATTGAGAAATATAGACTATCGCATTACTTCGTTCCAGTTTTTTTGCGAACTTCTCCCGTAGTTTTTGTTGTAATTCTGAAGTGCCTTCCGTTAAAAAATGTATGTCGTGAACCGTTAGCACATAAGGGATATTAAAAAAAGGTTCGATCTTGATATTCTGATTTAAACTATGCCAGAGCTCGTATTTGGTTTTAATCCGGAAGGGTTTATGACGGGTAATGCTTCTGTATTTTTTATATTCGAATTTCTCTCCAAAATCTTCTTTGGCCGAGGCAACGTCTTTTACGTGAAGAATAAACTGATAGCCGGGAGTTTCAAGTCGTGAAAATGCCTTGATGAGGTGAAAATTAAACTGCCCGAAGCCGGAAAATTTATTTTTAAGATTGTGAGATTCTAAGAAAATTCGCTTCATGGTCAGTCGATTTTGCGATAAAGGAGCCATAAATTCACATAGCGCTTAAACACCGAAAAAGCGCTAACATAGGCTAAGATAAAACCTTCTTTCCCATCCAGTATCCCCAATTGCAGTAAATATTGATTCCAGAACCTGTAAAAGGGTCTAAAGAGAAAATGAAACAGTGTGGGTCGCTTCTTTTTTGCATACAGCATGCGGGCCTGTAAAGCGCTGTAGGCATGCATTTTTGCCGTATAATCGTCGAAACTGGTATAGGTATAATGCGGCAGATGTTCTTTAAAGGTATTTGTTTTACCACGGGTTTCGAGTGTTTCGTGCACGAGATTCGAATTGTAATTGCAGTGTTCCTTATTAAAAACCCTCACCACGGCATCGTTTTGGAGTCCGCTGTATTTTATTCGTTTCCCCATAAACCAGAAATCGCGCTTTACGAAATAGGCTATGGCCTTCGGATCTTTAAGAGTTTTCAGGATCTCTTCGGAAAGTTGATCGGTTACTTCTTCATCTAGGTCGAAAAAGGTGACCCAGTGGTTTTTGGCTTTCGAAAGGGCGAAATTCTTCTGTGCTGAAAAATTATCGAAGGTGCGTTGATACACCGTTACTTTTTCATATTTTGAAGCCAGAGCAACCGTGTCGTCACTGCTGAAGGAATCTACAATAATGATCTCCTCGGCAAACCAAAGACTCTTAATATAGCTATCCACGTGAGAAGCTTCGTTAAGGGTAATGGCGAGGGCCGTAATTTTTACAGGAATTTCCAATCGCAGTCGGTCGTTTGGGTAAAAGTAATAATTTTACAAGGATTAATCTTATAAATCAGCATGTCGAAACTTCCGGTTTTAATGTATCACAATGTTTCTCTTACAGAAAGTAAGGGACTAACCATAAATGTTAAGAAACTAGAGGCTCAGTTTCAATATCTTTCAGATAAAAAGTATCGCTCGTATCACTTTTCAGAATTGATGAGTTTAGACCAGTTACCTGCTCAAAAGAATGTGGTCATTACCTTCGATGATGCTTATGTGAGTCAGTTGGAGTACGCCGTCCCATTATTAAAAAAGTACGAACTTAAAGCGACCTTCTTTGTACCCCTCTACTATTTAGGGAAAACCGATGCCTGGAATACGGCAACTCTACCGATTATGACGGCAGAACAGCTGCATTTGCTCGATCCTTCGGTAATAGAGCTGGGGTATCATTCGTATGCCCATCAAAAGTACGATGAGCTTTCGGTAGCAGAGATCGAAGCAGATACGAAGCAGTGTTTTGAAGCCGTCGACGATCACAGTTTAGAATTTACTAAGGTACTGGCGTATCCCTACGGAAAATACCCTCGGGAACATTCAGCAAAAAAACTTTTTTTTGAACAATTAAAGCAGGAACAATTTCAACTGGGACTACGTATTGGAAACCGGATAAATGTTTTTCCGTTTAAAGATCCCTTCGAGATCCAGCGTTTGGATATTAAAGGGGAGTACAGCTTGGGGAAATTTAAAAGAAAATTGAAATTCGGGAAATTTCTTTAGATCCCTGTGCTATTATTCATATAGATATTGTGTAACACCATTTCCGACGGATCTAAATCGCTTATCAGGTAAATTATTAGAGTGGTATTCATAACTGTAGCTCAAATCATCAATACCAAGGTCCGAATGCGTGCTTGTTCTTGAAACTAGATTATTGACATTTCTGTAGTCATCCAGATCTTCCATCAGGACATTGGTACCTTTCATGATCTTTATATATTCTTGAATCTTACCAAAGTTGAGAAAGGCGTCAGTACGGTATGGATTTACCTTTGAGTCGTAGCTGTAATTTATAGTTCTGCTGCTATTTCTGGTTTTTGAAATTAAATTTCCGTTTTCGTATTCCATATCAAGAATCAAGTTCTTATACTCGTAATAAACAATTCTTCCATCTTGATTCATTTTTACAACCTTATCTTCATTGGGAAGAGGACTGTCAAAGACAACGGTGTCATTAATATATTCAATTGTATAAATATTTAACGGACAATCCCCTTCACCTGTAATTGCGTCTATGCGGTTTAGATCGTCATAGCTGAAATTTAGAATTATATAGCAGGTAAAACCACTTCCCTGATCTATATAACTTTCTGTATATCGGGTTATTACACCGTTCGTCGCCTCCAGCTGGATCTCGCGATCGGACATACTGCCTGAAGCATTAAATACCTCCGTGAATCCGGTTAGAATATTATTGTCATAGGTAAGCGCTGTTGTTCCACTCACCCCGTTGATCATCAAATTCGTTCCAATTAGAACAGCAGGATTTGAAGTTGGTGCTTCGTCATCAGAACTATTACATGACAACAAAATAAACAAGCAGGAAATTAAAAAAATAAACCTGGTCATACGATGCTTTTTATACTAGTCACATAAAAGTACAAAAGGTTGCGTTATCGCAATCCTTTCCGCAGTAAATATAATTTTACATAACGTTCAAAAACACCATAGGCATTTACTGCCGCCACGGTCATACCCGGCACTCCATCACGAAAACCTCCTTTTAAAATAAAGGAACTAAAAAAGCGATAGGTGGGTTTAAAGAACAAGTGAAACCAATTTACTTTTTTACCCTTTTTCTTCAATTGTTCGGCCTGAGTCCAGGCGTATTGTTCTTTTTTCCGAATATAATTCCCCAGCCCCTTATAGGTGTAGTGAAGCATATGGTTATTCAACGTACCTACGCTGCCTGAACATTCCAGTTTTTCATGAACATCTCCCGAGAAACTCGCACCTTCGCGCCGGACCAGTCGAAGTACGTCATCACTATGGTGATAAAGAAACCGATTCATATAAAAATGCGGAAAATTGAGCTTGTAGCCATGGTGTTTTGGCTGCTGGAGGGTTTGGATAATCTCAGATTCCAAAGAATGGGTAACCCTTTCATCGGCATCCACAAACAACACCCAGTCCCCGTTAGCATGTTCTAATGCATAGTTCTTCTGATTGGAAAAATTGT is from Constantimarinum furrinae and encodes:
- a CDS encoding COX15/CtaA family protein, which codes for MNKTNNSRYHLWVKISLIFVFLVIIAGAMVRMTGSGMGCPDWPKCFGYYIPPTDASELEWQPNREFNKGMVIIKDETLKVAAKSFITSENYNAENWNAYTKHDYAIFNVWHTWIEYINRLMGALSGLAILIMAIFSLGQWKRRKWITVLSWISVVLLGFQAWLGATVVYSVLAPAKITVHMVMALVIVAVLLYLLYVSSENRQTYKTSGILRWALIIAVVLTLIQVILGTQVRQLVDERVAVLGYDAKESWLSNPDLNFYIHRTFSVLVLFLNLFLWYYNRKHGYGLSKLNWILLLILGEAATGIAMYYFDFPILSQPLHLVLASVLFAFQFYVIMEVFLRRSALKSAI
- a CDS encoding four helix bundle protein, whose product is MDNEKTFRRLMIWQKSMGLVIKIYELTKKFSKSEQYGLTSQINRSAVSIPSNIAEGFGRKGTNDYLRFLNISLSSLFELQTQLEIAFNLNFINENKFDRIYEDTREIERMLTS
- a CDS encoding CCA tRNA nucleotidyltransferase, with product MSQNNYKSALDHPVFNILSQAAKTLDVECYVIGGFVRDHLLNRGEAKDIDVVAIGSGIDLARKTAQLLHEKPKVSVFKTYGTAMLRTQGLEIEFVGARKESYNRDSRNPVVEDGTLEDDQNRRDFTINALAISLNEGSYGELLDPFHGIEDLENKIIRTPLDPDITYSDDPLRMLRAIRFATQLNFTIEKESLDAIARNKDRIEIISKERIVDEINKILMADVPSKGFALLHKTGLLPYIFPELVALQGIEEIEGQLHKDNFWHTLEVVDNIAQTTNDLWLRWAALLHDIGKAPTKKFDKKIGWTFHAHEFVGSKMVYKLFKRLKMPLNDKMKFVQKMVLMSSRPIVLAGEVTDSAVRRLIFDAGDYVEDLMTLCEADITTKNPKKFKKYRNNFQKVREKIVEVEERDHVRNFQPPVSGEEIMETFGLKPSREIGVIKDAIKEAILDGDIPNEYEAARELMLKKGKELGLTVV
- a CDS encoding L-threonylcarbamoyladenylate synthase, with product MNIEIENALQVLKRGGLILYPTDTVWGIGCDATNPAAIERVFQLKKRSDKKSLICLVHDFKMLEFHVENVPEVAYDILKYAVKPTTIIYDNPIRISETLIAEDNSLAIRVVKDDFCKQLIRKFRRPIVSTSANFSGEKTPQSFKEISTGILEGVDYVVNLQQDRKTGKPSAIIKLKADGTVTVIRE
- a CDS encoding glycosyltransferase family 2 protein yields the protein MTDIAVIIINYNTSNYTLECIDTVVKRTSEPISYDIIVVDNNSEPDDYIHLKTHFPKKDNIKLYRSDINTGFGGGNMFGVQFAKAKYFLFLNNDAMLLNDCLSILKDFMDQHPQVGVCTAQNYDEHHNFVPSFDHNKGLRRFLFGRGFLEKINPKRYPKRKNEYQKPLKVDWVNGAFLFFRSEAFLKVGGFDTRVFLYWEEMDICYRLKKQGYDSFLVPEAKVLHFQGKSIGKSVAINKEGYISYLHVLRKNYSFLKYAVIRLYLVVALLLKPKKWYLLSVLLKADPSSESLRHKQKPRTVHEHRN
- a CDS encoding glycosyltransferase family 4 protein, which encodes MKRIFLESHNLKNKFSGFGQFNFHLIKAFSRLETPGYQFILHVKDVASAKEDFGEKFEYKKYRSITRHKPFRIKTKYELWHSLNQNIKIEPFFNIPYVLTVHDIHFLTEGTSELQQKLREKFAKKLERSNAIVYISQFAKLDMHRHFKVPEVPEYVIHNGNTITDITLPEDYEPAKIPSKPFLFSIGDFSERKNFIALVEMLKLMPDHHLVLSGNNRSIYADKLSALVASYGMQDRVMQTGKIEDMEKQYYLQHCEAFVFPSHREGFGIPPIEAMRFGKPVFLSKNTSLPEIGGVHSFYWDYYDPQYMLDVFNEGMKKYRENPTFYENWYVERAKSFNWDETAKQYLQVYKHILE
- a CDS encoding glycosyltransferase family 2 protein, whose protein sequence is MEIPVKITALAITLNEASHVDSYIKSLWFAEEIIIVDSFSSDDTVALASKYEKVTVYQRTFDNFSAQKNFALSKAKNHWVTFFDLDEEVTDQLSEEILKTLKDPKAIAYFVKRDFWFMGKRIKYSGLQNDAVVRVFNKEHCNYNSNLVHETLETRGKTNTFKEHLPHYTYTSFDDYTAKMHAYSALQARMLYAKKKRPTLFHFLFRPFYRFWNQYLLQLGILDGKEGFILAYVSAFSVFKRYVNLWLLYRKID
- a CDS encoding polysaccharide deacetylase family protein, whose product is MSKLPVLMYHNVSLTESKGLTINVKKLEAQFQYLSDKKYRSYHFSELMSLDQLPAQKNVVITFDDAYVSQLEYAVPLLKKYELKATFFVPLYYLGKTDAWNTATLPIMTAEQLHLLDPSVIELGYHSYAHQKYDELSVAEIEADTKQCFEAVDDHSLEFTKVLAYPYGKYPREHSAKKLFFEQLKQEQFQLGLRIGNRINVFPFKDPFEIQRLDIKGEYSLGKFKRKLKFGKFL
- a CDS encoding glycosyltransferase family 2 protein, yielding MPLITVIIPAFNEASYIEDALKSVAFADELIVIDSYSTDDTVAISKQYADKVLQRKFDNFSNQKNYALEHANGDWVLFVDADERVTHSLESEIIQTLQQPKHHGYKLNFPHFYMNRFLYHHSDDVLRLVRREGASFSGDVHEKLECSGSVGTLNNHMLHYTYKGLGNYIRKKEQYAWTQAEQLKKKGKKVNWFHLFFKPTYRFFSSFILKGGFRDGVPGMTVAAVNAYGVFERYVKLYLLRKGLR